GCCGGAACTGCTCCGGCAAGTGCTGATCCAGAAAGTCCAGCACCGCCCCGATCCCTTCCTGGAGCCGCGCCGAAATCCCACGCTCCCAGCTCAAATCTTTTTCCAGGTATTCGACCTGCACTTTGAGCTGCCGGTTTTCATTTTCAAGCCGCTTCCGCTCCTGGGCCTCCTTCAGCTTTTCTTTCATCGAGGGGATTTTCTGCTGAAGCTGTTGGTTTTCTACCTTCAGCTCCCGCACCTTCTGCTCTGCCGCCGCACCCCGGATCACCGCCGCCTTCAGCTCCTTCACCTGCTCCACCGTCACACCCTTGACGGCCCCTGTCAGCGTCTTTTCTGGTTGTATCGCGTCCAGATCGGGCTTGACCTTCTCCACCGCTTTCAGCAGCTTCACATTCCCTTGCAGGGCCTTTCTCTGCTTTTCCAAGGCCGCGATCTCCTGCTCTGCCGCTATCACCTGTTCCTGGACAGCTTCAAGCCGCTGGGCCGCTGCCCTGTACTCTGGCAGCTCCATATGAGGGCGGCCACCGCCCAGGCTGATGATCTCAAACTCGTGCGCCTGGGCGATTTCCGTTAGGGCTTCTTTCTCCCGTTCCATCCAGGCTTTCCATTCCGTCTGCTTCCGGCCAAGCCCCTCAAATCCTTGCTGCTTTAACGCTTGTTTCATTGATACCCTCGTTGAGAGGCCCCGGCTCTGCTCCGTTGCCACCGGCACGAAGTCCACATGGAGGTGGGGCGTGGCCTCGTCCATGTGCAGCACCATATTGAACACCCGCAGATGAGGATTGCGCTCCTGGAAGGACTCTGCAAATTCTTTGAGAGCTGCCGCCGCCCGTTCCCCTCCAGGGGAGCCGCACCCGCAGTCCGTCAAGTTGCCGATCTGAAAGATAGCCTCGTGAAATAGCTTCTCCTGCTTGCTCTGCCGGATATGCTCATAGTAGTCTGGTATCTTGTCCCTGGTCTTTTTCTTTTTGGCATTGTAGGCGGCCAGGGCTTCATCGAAAAGTTCGTGGTACACCTTTTTCAAATCCTCGTTGCAAAAGGTGACATTCTGCCCCGACCTGCTTCGGTCTACATTCGCCGCTGAAAAGCTCCTGTTGTTGTGCCGGATACTTCCCCGGCCCGTCATTCCCGAAATGGTTGTGCCTATAAAATCACCCGTCCCTTTCCTGCAAAAGCCTATATCCTACTACTCCTATTTTACCATAACTGGCCGCAGTCCACAACCTCTTTGTTACTTTCTTGTGAGAAAGTAACGCAAAAGCACTTTCACACCGCCGCCCCTTCGGGGCTGGCAGTATGAAAGTGCTTTTGCGCCCTGCCG
The Clostridium facile genome window above contains:
- a CDS encoding plasmid recombination protein, with the translated sequence MTGRGSIRHNNRSFSAANVDRSRSGQNVTFCNEDLKKVYHELFDEALAAYNAKKKKTRDKIPDYYEHIRQSKQEKLFHEAIFQIGNLTDCGCGSPGGERAAAALKEFAESFQERNPHLRVFNMVLHMDEATPHLHVDFVPVATEQSRGLSTRVSMKQALKQQGFEGLGRKQTEWKAWMEREKEALTEIAQAHEFEIISLGGGRPHMELPEYRAAAQRLEAVQEQVIAAEQEIAALEKQRKALQGNVKLLKAVEKVKPDLDAIQPEKTLTGAVKGVTVEQVKELKAAVIRGAAAEQKVRELKVENQQLQQKIPSMKEKLKEAQERKRLENENRQLKVQVEYLEKDLSWERGISARLQEGIGAVLDFLDQHLPEQFRPLVEKARELLPVPEVQQPEREQERGHTWGGMEL